In Hippoglossus stenolepis isolate QCI-W04-F060 chromosome 13, HSTE1.2, whole genome shotgun sequence, a single genomic region encodes these proteins:
- the usp37 gene encoding ubiquitin carboxyl-terminal hydrolase 37 translates to MATIVPKLCSSGAVKIRFSSMDLGTTRWKEGSFEILEKDNKVNLCLRFNCGGASKTFQLNQNVKNINQNLSRIMLTLKDNSVIVLDKMPPTLVQKTKEYLEKLKQGKPILKSSHGSANFSVLGNRSVKNDTNPSGERQTTPRRQSAESRDETTPRKPLGSPSRATSTPTRTGLSENRSEKRKRLLNSESDLTEDYPKENDSSSNNKANSDPSRKFLLSCKEKLKQGEENRNSAPLGSTPLQPSSFYGSRSVTKDYGQSHSFLDRPSSTAQTTTAKRSLILPNHSTPFKKVRPSLDYGGWNKQRPSTLAQPQPPLQGFSNLGNTCYMNAILQSLFSLPSFSNDMLRQSIPWKKVPINALLRRFAHLMVKKDVGCPETKKDLLRKVKSAISSTAERFSGNMQNDAHEFLSQCLDQLKDDVEKMNKSWTNDTSASSSSSGVCESGLEATSSSAKTEPGEEVETSRIYTCPVAVNMEFEVQHTITCKGCGEVLNKREQFNDLSIDLPRRKKTLPLRSIQDSLDLFFRMEEIEYSCEKCNGKTATVTHKFSKLPRVLILHLKRYSFNAQLSLNSKLGQQVVIPRCLTLLSHCSESTRPPVSLGWSPQASMSRTLKMSQSVNSSTGPLRRIGGKVANSSCTSIIVDSDCEEEPTRRVSASRKRRLSSCLPDDDDRPEERAATLDSADFSGINDDEMLAAVLEMSRQEAGLSAPHPMDEEPTSSPDTGFGDTDVHDLAYHTDLLETESKQPADVLDSLDLTTDENKENQTPEGVQQQGELDWVQQYSLDQEREEQELQQALAQSLQEHEAQEMREDDDLKRATELSLQEFNNSLPELLCSDEDSGNEDVLDMEYTEAEAETLKRNAESGDLANSFRLISVVSHIGSSSSSGHYISDVYDMKKQSWLTYNDLDVSRTQEAAVQRDRDRSGYIFFYMHKDVFEQLSEMERSGASSTSEAGRNILQPL, encoded by the exons ATGGCAACCATAGTGCCCAAACTCTGCAGCAGCGGTGCTGTGAAGATCCGCTTTTCCAGCATGGACCTGGGCACCACCAGGTGGAAAGAAGGATCCTTCGAGATACTGGAAAAGGACAACAAAGTCAACCTCTGCCTTAGGTTCAACTGTGGCGGCGCTTCCAAAACCTTCCAG ctgaACCAGAACGTGAAGAACATCAACCAGAATCTGAGTCGAATCATGTTGACTTTGAAGGACAACAGCGTCATCGTGCTGGACAAGATGCCTCCGACTTTGGTTCAGAAGACTAAAGAATACCTGGAAAAGCTGAAGCAGGGAAAACCAA TTTTAAAGTCATCCCACGGAAGTGCAAACTTCAGTGTGCTTGGGAACCGCTCTGTGAAAAATGATACCAATCCatcaggagagagacag ACAACACCGAGGCGGCAGAGTGCAGAAAGCCGAGATGAGACGACACCACGGAAGCCTCTTGGCAGTCCAAGCAGAGCAACCTCCACTCCCACTCGTACTGGACTCTCTGAGAACAG GAGcgagaagagaaagagactcCTTAATTCTGAAAGTGACCTGACCGAGGACTACCCCAAGGAGAATGACTCTtcaag CAACAACAAAGCCAATTCAGACCCATCCAGGAAGTTTCTACTGAGCTGCAAAGAGAAGCTGAAGCAgggagaggagaacaggaaCTCAG CTCCACTGGGTTCAACTCCCCTTCAGCCATCATCATTCTATGGCAGCCGATCTGTGACGAAAGACTACGGCCAGAGCCACTCGTTTCTGGACAG GCCGTCCAGTACAGCACAGACAACCACAGCCAAGAGAAGCCTTATTCTGCCCAACCACTCCACACCCTTCAAGAAAGTACGTCCCTCTCTGGACTATGGCGGCTGGAACAAGCAGAGGCCCTCCACTCTGGCACAGCCTCAGCCCCCACTGCAAGG ATTTTCCAACCTGGGCAACACCTGTTACATGAACGCCATCCTGCAGTCTCTCTTCAGCCTCCCCTCCTTCTCCAATGACATGCTGAGGCAGAGCATCCCGTGGAAAAAGGTGCCCATCAATGCATTACTCAG GCGATTCGCTCACCTCATGGTAAAGAAGGACGTCGGCTgtccagagacaaaaaaagacctTTTGAGGAAAGTGAAAAGTGCCATCTCCTCCACGGCTGAGCGGTTCTCTGGGAACATGCAGAAT GATGCTCACGAGTTCCTGAGCCAGTGTTTGGACCAGTTGAAGGACGATGTTGAGAAGATGAACAAGAGCTGGACAAATGACACTTCAGCCTCCTCGTCGTCCTCCGGGGTGTGTGAGAGTGGCCTGGAGGCAACGTCATCGTCGGCCAAGACGGAGCCTGGTGAAGAGGTGGAGACCTCTCGCATCTATACCTGTCCTGTGGCAGTTAACATGGAATTTGAGGTGCAGCACACCATCACCTGCAAAGG CTGTGGTGAGGTGTTGAACAAGCGAGAGCAGTTCAATGACTTGTCCATTGACCTGCCGCGAAGGAAGAAAACCCTCCCGCTTCGCTCAATCCAGGATTCTCTGGATCTCTTCTTTAGG atgGAGGAGATTGAGTACTCGTGTGAAAAGTGCAATGGGAAAACGGCAACAGTTACACATAAATTCAGCAAACTGCCCAG AGTGCTCATCCTCCACCTTAAACGTTACAGCTTTAACGCTCAGCTGTCACTGAACAGTAAGCTGGGTCAGCAGGTGGTGATTCCCAGATGCCTGACCCTGCTGTCCCACTGCTCCGAATCCACACGACCCCCTGTTTCTCTCGGGTGGAGTCCGCAAGCCTCCAT GTCCAGAACACTCAAAATGTCACAGTCGGTAAACTCTTCCACGGGGCCACTCCG acGGATTGGTGGGAAAGTGGCCAACTCCAGCTGCACCTCTATCATCGTGGACTCTGACTGTGAAGAGGAGCCGACTCGAAGGGTGAGCGCAAGTCGCAAGCGGCGCCTCAGCAGCTGTTTGCCTGATGACGACGACCGACCGGAAGAG cGTGCGGCGACATTAGATTCCGCAGACTTCAGTGGCATAAATGACGACGAAATGCTGGCGGCAGTGCTGGAGATGAGTCGTCAAGAAGCCGGCCTCTCTGCACCCCATCCTATGGATGAAGAGCCGACCAGCAGCCCAGACACAGGGTTTGGCGACACAGATGTCCATGACCTGGCTTATCATACAGATCTGCTGGAGACAGAGAGCAAACAGCCTGCAG ATGTGCTGGATTCCTTGGATTTGACCACGGACGAGAACAAGGAGAACCAGACTCCAGAGggtgtgcagcagcagggcgAGCTGGACTGGGTTCAGCAGTACAGTCTGGatcaggagagggaggaacaggagctgcagcaggcgCTGGCCCAGAGCCTTCAGGAACAT GAGGCtcaggagatgagagaggatgACGATCTGAAGAGAGCCACCGAGCTCAGCTTGCAAG AGTTTAACAACTCCCTGCCCGAGCTGCTGTGCTCAGATGAGGATTCTGGTAACGAGGACGTGCTGGACATGGAGTACACTGAAGCAGAGGCTGAAACCCTGAAGAGGAACGCTGAG AGCGGAGACTTGGCGAACTCCTTTAGACTCATCAGTGTTGTCAGTCACATtgggagcagctcctcctcgg GCCACTACATCAGCGATGTGTACGACATGAAGAAGCAGTCTTGGTTGACTTACAACGACCTGGACGTGTCACGCACACAGGAAGCTGCCGTCCAGCGAGACAGAGACCGCAGTGGATACATCTTCTTCTACATGCACAA GGATGTGTTTGAGCAGCTGTCAGAGATGGAGCGATCTGGAGCCAGCAGCACTTCAGAGGCAGGAAGAAACATCCTGCAGCCCCTCTGA
- the cnot9 gene encoding CCR4-NOT transcription complex subunit 9 has product MLATGAAVTNVTALAQVDREKIYQWINELSSPETRENALLELSKKRESVPDLAPMLWHSCGTIAALLQEIVNIYPSINPPTLTAHQSNRVCNALALLQCVASHPETRSAFLAAHIPLFLYPFLHTVSKTRPFEYLRLTSLGVIGALVKTDEQEVINFLLTTEIIPLCLRIMESGSELSKTVATFILQKILLDDTGLAYICQTYERFSHVAMILGKMVLQLSKEPSARLLKHVVRCYLRLSDNLRAREALRQCLPDQLKDSTFAQVLKDDTTTKRWLAQLVKNLQEGQVTDARGIPLAPQ; this is encoded by the exons ATGCTGGCGACCGGAGCG GCTGTGACTAATGTGACAGCTCTGGCCCAGGTGGACCGGGAGAAGATCTACCAGTGGATCAATGAGCTGTCCAGTCCGGAGACCAGGGAGAACGCGTTGCTGGAGCTGAGCAAGAAACGGGAATCCGTGCCGGACCTGGCGCCCATGCTGTGGCACTCCTGTGGCACCATTGCTGCCCTGCTGCAG gaGATCGTGaacatctatccatctataaATCCACCCACACTGACGGCTCACCAGTCGAACCGAGTGTGCAATGCCCTGGCACTTCTGCAGTGTGTCGCCTCGCACCCGGAAACACG GTCGGCGTTCCTCGCTGCTCACATTCCTCTTTTCCTTTACCCCTTCCTGCACACTGTGAGCAAAACACGGCCATTTGAGTACCTGCGACTCACCAGCCTCGGCGTCATCG GTGCTTTGGTCAAAACGGATGAACAAGAAGTGATAAACTTCCTCCTCACCACTGAAATCATCCCGCTGTGTCTCCGTATTATGGAATCTGGCAGTGAACTATCCAAGACG GTTGCAACTTTCATACTTCAGAAGATCCTCTTGGATGACACAGGGCTGGCCTACATATGTCAGACTTATGAACGTTTTTCCCATGTGGCTATGATCCTG GGCAAAATGGTGTTGCAGCTCTCGAAAGAACCATCAGCACGTCTGCTGAAGCACGTTGTTCGCTGCTACCTTCGCCTCTCAGATAATCTCAG AGCCAGAGAAGCCCTGCGTCAGTGTTTGCCCGACCAGCTGAAAGACAGCACCTTTGCTCAGGTGCTGAAGGACGACACCACCACCAAGCGCTGGCTCGCACAACTGGTCAAGAACCTGCAGGAAGGTCAAGTCACTGATGCCAGAGGCATCCCGCTGGCTCCACAGTGA